A genomic window from Thermus antranikianii DSM 12462 includes:
- a CDS encoding carbohydrate ABC transporter permease, which yields MRLTLAWREALWAFVFLAIPLAFFLYFRILPAFQALWLSLYEWHADPSQRRFVGLEHYARLLEDPVLRRALFNTLLYTLLGIPSQIALGLVIALLLQRVPFGRDFFRAIYFAPYVTPAVAVAWVWSWMLSPHFGLVNELLALLGIPPQPFLQSPSQALPTVTWVVVWQNLGFQVVLFLAGLESIPRQYYEAARIDGAEGWRLFRHITWPLLNPVLVFSVVIGTIGYLQLFTQVVNLNFTDQGGPLNSTLTLALYIYQLAFLRFQLGYAATVTVLLFALILLITLVQLKLLTRRVEL from the coding sequence GTGCGGCTTACCCTGGCCTGGCGGGAAGCCCTATGGGCCTTTGTGTTTTTGGCCATTCCCCTGGCTTTTTTCCTCTACTTCCGCATCCTTCCCGCCTTCCAGGCCCTTTGGCTTTCCCTATACGAGTGGCACGCAGACCCCTCCCAGAGGCGCTTTGTGGGCCTCGAGCACTACGCCCGGCTCCTCGAGGACCCTGTTCTCCGCCGGGCTCTTTTCAACACCCTCCTCTATACCCTTCTGGGAATCCCAAGCCAGATCGCCTTGGGCCTCGTCATCGCCTTGCTTCTCCAGCGGGTACCCTTTGGCCGCGACTTCTTCCGGGCCATCTACTTCGCCCCCTACGTGACCCCGGCGGTGGCCGTGGCCTGGGTGTGGAGCTGGATGCTTTCCCCGCACTTCGGGCTGGTCAACGAGCTACTGGCCCTTTTGGGAATCCCCCCGCAGCCCTTTTTGCAAAGCCCCAGCCAGGCCCTACCCACCGTGACCTGGGTGGTGGTGTGGCAGAACCTGGGCTTCCAGGTGGTCCTCTTCCTGGCGGGTCTGGAAAGCATCCCCCGGCAGTACTACGAGGCTGCCCGCATAGATGGCGCGGAGGGATGGCGGCTTTTCCGCCACATCACCTGGCCCCTATTGAACCCCGTTCTGGTCTTCTCCGTGGTCATCGGAACCATTGGCTACCTGCAGCTTTTCACCCAGGTGGTGAACCTGAACTTTACCGACCAAGGGGGACCTTTGAACAGCACCCTAACCCTGGCCCTCTACATCTACCAGCTGGCCTTCTTGCGCTTCCAGCTAGGGTATGCCGCAACGGTCACCGTCCTCCTCTTTGCCCTCATCCTCCTGATCACCCTGGTGCAGCTTAAGCTCCTCACCCGGAGGGTGGAGCTATGA
- a CDS encoding extracellular solute-binding protein, which yields MTYWQYEFRSKVEAINELIRRFEAQNPGIKVVHQTFPYDAFQQKVAAAIPAGQGPDVVNLYYGWAPTWVKAGYLVPLPDDWMRRLDQDFVAMAQAAKVGGKLYGVPTAVRSLALFYNKDLFRQAGIAGPPKTWEEFIAVGQKLTVKQGGRFTQIGYGIAPDGQDHHLVREVLVRQFGGKPYSDDGKRVLYQGEAGLKALSFYTDWVRKHEIGIPGFFPGNNGYRDGFIAGRIAMIIDGSFAIGTIQQGARFNWGVAELPLERPGGRKANFGSFWMHGLTPLATGPKREAALRFLAFITSEETQRYWLEKVGELPASKNLIRDPKLSLHPIYGPFVLSLAYAKATPFVDEAAQRKVMVDAINRVLLQGMDPAQSLRLAAEEEQKILDQFWR from the coding sequence ATCACCTACTGGCAGTACGAGTTCCGCAGCAAGGTCGAGGCCATCAACGAGCTCATCCGCCGCTTTGAAGCCCAGAATCCCGGCATCAAGGTGGTTCACCAGACCTTCCCCTACGACGCTTTCCAGCAAAAGGTGGCCGCCGCTATCCCCGCGGGGCAGGGGCCGGACGTGGTGAACCTCTACTACGGCTGGGCTCCCACCTGGGTTAAGGCAGGATACTTGGTGCCCCTACCCGACGACTGGATGCGGCGCCTGGACCAGGACTTCGTGGCCATGGCCCAGGCCGCCAAGGTGGGGGGAAAGCTCTACGGGGTTCCCACCGCGGTGCGAAGCCTGGCCCTGTTCTACAACAAGGACCTCTTCCGTCAAGCGGGGATTGCCGGCCCCCCCAAGACCTGGGAGGAGTTCATCGCCGTAGGTCAAAAGCTAACCGTTAAACAGGGAGGGCGCTTCACCCAGATCGGCTACGGCATCGCCCCGGACGGGCAGGATCACCACCTGGTCCGGGAGGTCCTGGTGCGCCAGTTCGGGGGCAAGCCCTATTCCGACGATGGAAAACGAGTCCTCTACCAGGGAGAGGCCGGGCTTAAGGCCCTGAGCTTCTACACCGACTGGGTACGCAAACACGAGATCGGGATCCCTGGCTTCTTCCCCGGTAACAACGGCTATCGCGATGGGTTCATCGCAGGCAGGATCGCCATGATCATCGACGGATCCTTCGCCATCGGCACCATCCAGCAAGGGGCCCGTTTCAACTGGGGAGTGGCGGAGCTACCCCTAGAGCGACCAGGGGGACGGAAGGCCAACTTCGGCTCCTTCTGGATGCACGGCCTCACCCCATTGGCCACCGGGCCCAAGCGGGAAGCCGCGCTCCGGTTTCTCGCCTTCATCACCTCCGAGGAAACCCAGCGCTACTGGTTGGAAAAAGTGGGGGAGCTTCCCGCCAGCAAAAACCTGATCCGGGATCCCAAGCTCTCCTTACACCCCATCTACGGCCCCTTCGTGCTGAGCCTGGCCTACGCCAAGGCCACCCCCTTTGTGGACGAAGCCGCTCAGCGCAAGGTGATGGTGGACGCCATCAACCGGGTCCTGCTCCAGGGCATGGACCCCGCCCAGTCCCTGAGGCTGGCCGCGGAGGAGGAGCAAAAGATTCTGGATCAGTTCTGGAGGTAG